In Gimesia panareensis, the genomic window ATGGATTAATTACTGAAGTCAAAGACAAGCAGTTTGAAGAGATTGAAAAAATCAGCCGTCCCATGAAAAAGCTCTCGGGGACTGTCAAAACGATCGTATTACTTGTCGACTTCGAAGATCAGCCCCACGCCACGGAGAATACCCAGGGAATTTTCTCAGAAATGTTATTTGGGTCCCTCCCCTCAGGCAGTATGACTGAATACTACTGGGAAGTCAGTAACTCGATCGTTGAAATCGAAGGTGAAGTGCACGGCTGGTTCCGTATGCCCAGGCCCATGTCTTATTACACGAATGGAGGATCGGGAACGTTAACCACATTTCCGAGAAATTCGCAGGGACTTGCCCGTGACGCCGTTAAAATCGCACTGGAAGAGGGAGTTTCATTTGCAGGCTATGACGCCTTTGGCGAAAAAATTGTCACGGCCCTGTTCATTATCCATGCCGGTCGCGGTGCAGAGCAGACGGGGTCACCTTACGACATCTGGAGTCACAAATGGCAAATTCCCGACGGTGGCGTCATCGTCAATAAGACACCCAAAATTGTTGCTCAGACCTATCTCACTGTTCCTGAAGATTGTCAGGTTGGTGTTTGCTCTCATGAATGGGGGCACCTCGCTGCCCGTTGGGCTGACTACTATGACACCGGGGAAACGGGTAAGTCTCAAGGTCTGGGCATGTACTGTCTGATGGCAGCGGGATCCTGGGGGGAAGGCGGAAAGTCACCCACTTATCCCAACGGAATGCTGCGATCGTTTCACGATTGGGTTGATGTTCAGGTCGTGGATGACACAGCCGAAGTGGAACTGAAAGCAGCCAGTGAGGGGGGAGGAGTCATCATCATTCAGAACAGTGCAACGATGACGAACTCCCAATATGTCATCTGTGAATTCAGAAAAAAGACCAATATGGACCGGGCGTTACCCGATGAAGGACTGGCTGTTTTTGTCGTCGACGAATCCATCGAAAATGTGAATAACGAAGACTATCTTGCCATTGAGCTCATCCAGGCGGACGGAAAACGTCATCTGGCTAAAAGCGGTCATTTCGGGAATACCGGCGATGAAAATGACCTGTTTCCTCATAGAAAATCGAACGGGCAGATCGTCAGAACACTCGGCAAGACAACCAAACCGAGAATTAATTTACCCGATGGCACCTGGAGTGGGATCACAATTAAGGTGCTGGGATCACCATCGGATGATTTTTTGAAACTCAAGATCGACATCGATAATTGAGGATGTTTGAATCACTCGATAAACGCTAACAGTGAAAACAGGGGCTGGGCTCTTTGACACAAAACCTGCCCCCTGTTTGTTGAACGTTATCGACTCGCGGTTCCAGTACCACCAGGTAGACTCGTGACGATTTTTAAATAACAATTTTCGGTGTCATCATTGTGGCAGTTTTTTTATTTATGGCATGCTTGAGTTTGCTGTAGTAAATAGTAAAAACCGCTGGTTAAGCTTAGTTGTCTTCACTGCTGGTACACTGTATCTAATCAGGGCAATGTGGAACTTGTGGAAGTGAATAACGTGATGATAATCAGTCCCTGATACACCATTTTAAATCGATCTGAGGAGGAGGGTCATATGTCGCAATACAAAGAATCAAGGACGGTGCGTGCATTGTGCTATTTAGTGCCAGTATTGTTGATGGCTTATATTTTGAGCATTGGGCCAGTCGTTGTATCTGTGGAAGACTCGAAAGGGAATTTACCTGCTCAGTATCATGGGCCACTACGATCTGTCTATGCTCCCATCGTGTGGGTCATAGACAGAAACCATTATTGCCGAAAGGTCTATGCAGAGTATCATCAATTGTGCAGTCCCCATTATTGAACGTCTCTCGCATGGTCCACACTTGATGTCAATCAGAAATAAACAAAGATGTCAGGAATCATAATACATTGATTTCTTCGTCCAGAGATTTTAAGTACGATTTCTTTCTAAACTGCTGTCATCTGCAGATATGACTCGCACCCACCGCGGGTTCAGCTTCACTGTTGCCTGCGTTGCTTGAACTGTGATTGAAACTCACCTCGCGGGCACACAGGCTCCATCCCCTACGGCACTTTTAAGTGGGAGACCGGCAATGCCGCTGCCGTAAGCGGGGTGAGACCTGCGGTGGAGAGAAAGCGTGACTCGTATCTGGTGGTCCCATAAAATCTTGTTGTGACGGATGATCATGAACAGGCATGATGGAAACTCAGGCAACGCGAGAGTACCATGGACTCCTGTCGCCACTGGTGAGACAGGATCTGATTTCATCTGGAAATTGTTGAGTGACTTCCTGATTCCGACACATGCGACATGATTCTACAAATTTGAAAGGCTGCCACCATGAGATTCCCCCTGACGCTCACCGTCCTCCTGCTATTCACGATCTGTACTTCCCTACACGCCGGTTCGAAGGACACTCCCGTTGCCACCAGGGAGTTGCTGAAGGATTTCGCTCATCCGCCGGTGAATTTCACTCCGGGAGCAGAATCGAACTCCGAAGCACGAAAATACCAGGGGATCCCGACGATTGAACGCGCGCCAGGCGGTCGCCTGTGGGCGGGCTGGTATGCCGGTCCGATTCATGAAGACCGCTTTAACTACGTGATGGCGGCTACCAGTAACGACGATGGCAAGACGTGGAGCGATTTGAAATTTGTGATCAACCCCGACGGCGACGGACCACGGCGCGCTTCGGATCCCTGTTTCTGGCTGGACCCTGCGGGCAAGCTGTGGCTGTTCTGGTGGATGAACGGGGGCGACCTGAATGTGACGATGTCGATCACGACTGAGAATCCCGATGCGGAAAATCCAACCTGGACCAAACCACGGGCGTTGTTCCCCGGCGTGATGATCAACAAGCCGATCGTCACTAAAAACGGGGAATGGCTCATGCCGGCAGCGATCTGGCACCAGGACGACAGTTGTCGCGTCATGGTATCCCGCGATCAGGGTCGCACCTGGGCACTGCGGGGTGCCGCCAACGTTCCGAAGGACCGCCGGAACTGCGATGAACCGATGCTCGTCGAACGGCAGGACGGCTCTCTCTGGCTGCTGGTCCGTACATCCGGCCACGGGATTGGCGATGCGGTCTCCACCGACGGTGGTCGCACCTGGACGGAAGTGAAAGATCATCTGCAGCAAACCACTTCCCGCTTCCATATCCAGCGACTGGCATCCGGAAATCTGTTAATGATCAAGCATAACGGAATCGATGAACGCGGACGCGGGCGTAACCATCTGACCGCCTACCTCTCTGATGACGACGGCAAAACGTGGAAGGGAGGGTTGCTGCTGGACGCACGCGATACGGTTTCGTACCCGGACGCCACCCAGGCCCCTGACGGGACCATCTATGTGATTTATGACTGGAACCGGGCGGACGAGAAACACATTCTGCTGACGACGTTCACGGAAGCTGATGTTTTGGCCGGGAAGTATCAAAGTTCCGCGGCGCGTCAGCGCGTCCTCATCAACCACGCCACGGGGGTCAATCCCAAGCCCTGGCGGAAGAAGCAGCGGGTCACTTCTCTGAATAAGCATGCAAAAGCGGCCACCTTGATCAAGGAACCCGCCGCACAGCTGAAACCCGTCAAGGGTGAACTGCGCGACGTCAAACTCGGTGAAGCGATCTTCAGCAACCGCAGCTATACCTTCCATGACAAGTTGCCCCCGTTCCTGAAGGGCGGGCAATTTGTCTTCAGTCCGATGGAGCATACCGAAGTCGTCTGCACCACACCGGGCGTGGTCTACGTCGTGACACCGCTGCCGGACCGCAACCAAGACAGCGTGACGGACGAATTACAAAAGCAGGGGTTCGAGCTGGCTGCAGTTCCCGAATTCGTGCTGTTTCTGATGCCGGGCGGACGCGAGATCTCCGGCAACGTCTGTTCGGTCTATCAGCGCCGCGTCGCGGCAGGCGACCGAATCAAGTTCGGCAAATGGGGTGTCGTGATCACGAAACCGGAATGATCACACAACTCATCGACCTCACAAGTCGAACTTGATCAGCCCCTGGCGGCCGGCGGGGATCAGGACGTATCCGTCGCCGATGAAAGCCAGATCGGGATTTCCGGTGATTTTGAAGTGCCGTATTAATCGTGGCGTTTTCAAATCGGTGATGTCGACCAACGTGATCTCACCATCAATGCGATTACAGGCGGCCAGGATATTCCCCCTCACCGTGGGCTTCCCGTAAAAAGCGGGACCAGCGGGTATCCGGTAGACAGGCAGTTCGGAATCGTATTCACCTGCGCTGAGCGGCTTATAGAAGGAATACCCCCCATCGCGGGTGACGAGGGCATATTCGCCGCAGGCAGCATAGCCTCCGCGCCTCATAGCCGGTAACAGGCCGATGGGATCGGGCAGGTTCACAGGTGCGTCCCCGCTCAAGTCGGACATGAAGGTACGCCCGGCGCACCAGGTTCCGCAGGTGATGCGGTGATCGATAAAACCATTGCAGAGTTGTCTGTAATAGACCAGCCCACCCCAGCCGCGTACCTTTTCCGCCAAGCTGATCTCGTTCCCGTGGGAGAGATCCAGAATTTCGTAGCCGCTGCCCCCCGCATGCACGACCGCGAACTTGCCATTTGGAGCGACTTGCACCTGCCGAATCGGCCGATCGCCCGCATATGATTTCACGCGTTTGAGCGTCGCACCGTCCACTTCGTAACAGAGCAGGCCTTGCGCCCCCAAGGCGGCATAGAGGTGCGTCCCCTGCACTTGCACGTCCATGGCAACACCTGTGGTGGGATACTGCTTCAGCAATTGCAGTTTGTCGTCCAGAACATGAATTCCGTCGGAGCCGCAAGCTGCGTAAACGTATCCGTCCTGCTGCACGGCCGCGTAGACCTGTCCTCCCGGCCGATAGGTGGTAAGGTTCTTCAGGCCCAATGATTCGAGTTGCTGGAGGTCATGGAAATCACCTCTGGCGTTTAGTTTGTCGGCAGCGGCTGCTGGTTGCTGAATCTCTCTGACGAGATCGTCGTTCCTGAAAATGTGCAGGTCCGTGAACAGTCCCGTGAAATACAGG contains:
- a CDS encoding M6 family metalloprotease domain-containing protein; its protein translation is MKLKRHFCNPAVPCLVPPDPTLMQRLWGRFRELQNQKRIPEKWEFRDYFSYWLSRRRGRSVPGIDDGLITEVKDKQFEEIEKISRPMKKLSGTVKTIVLLVDFEDQPHATENTQGIFSEMLFGSLPSGSMTEYYWEVSNSIVEIEGEVHGWFRMPRPMSYYTNGGSGTLTTFPRNSQGLARDAVKIALEEGVSFAGYDAFGEKIVTALFIIHAGRGAEQTGSPYDIWSHKWQIPDGGVIVNKTPKIVAQTYLTVPEDCQVGVCSHEWGHLAARWADYYDTGETGKSQGLGMYCLMAAGSWGEGGKSPTYPNGMLRSFHDWVDVQVVDDTAEVELKAASEGGGVIIIQNSATMTNSQYVICEFRKKTNMDRALPDEGLAVFVVDESIENVNNEDYLAIELIQADGKRHLAKSGHFGNTGDENDLFPHRKSNGQIVRTLGKTTKPRINLPDGTWSGITIKVLGSPSDDFLKLKIDIDN
- a CDS encoding sialidase family protein; the protein is MRFPLTLTVLLLFTICTSLHAGSKDTPVATRELLKDFAHPPVNFTPGAESNSEARKYQGIPTIERAPGGRLWAGWYAGPIHEDRFNYVMAATSNDDGKTWSDLKFVINPDGDGPRRASDPCFWLDPAGKLWLFWWMNGGDLNVTMSITTENPDAENPTWTKPRALFPGVMINKPIVTKNGEWLMPAAIWHQDDSCRVMVSRDQGRTWALRGAANVPKDRRNCDEPMLVERQDGSLWLLVRTSGHGIGDAVSTDGGRTWTEVKDHLQQTTSRFHIQRLASGNLLMIKHNGIDERGRGRNHLTAYLSDDDGKTWKGGLLLDARDTVSYPDATQAPDGTIYVIYDWNRADEKHILLTTFTEADVLAGKYQSSAARQRVLINHATGVNPKPWRKKQRVTSLNKHAKAATLIKEPAAQLKPVKGELRDVKLGEAIFSNRSYTFHDKLPPFLKGGQFVFSPMEHTEVVCTTPGVVYVVTPLPDRNQDSVTDELQKQGFELAAVPEFVLFLMPGGREISGNVCSVYQRRVAAGDRIKFGKWGVVITKPE